Proteins encoded by one window of Vicinamibacterales bacterium:
- a CDS encoding radical SAM protein, translating to MSLNYLAERFTCAWPWSTAILLCDGRISCGCSDPYGKRIMGDARTTTLADVWRGPLATELREDINTGGSPFCGDCPLKEPLAPGQAPPVRDLNVGPLPNRLYVECTAACNISCFQACCAPETGITRTRQAGMLDFDLFTRVIDEAGPSLVRVDFFNYGEAFLHKRAVEMCEYIKTKFPHIYLYTSTNGGALNEERSRRLVHSGIDEVTFSIDGASQAVYEKYRQRGKFDVATANLRAMADEKAKHGRDVPQINWRYILFTWNDSDEEMERARRLAQEFGADRLTWEITDHPEDSFSRRFAPGTADFDRIKYEVWDHSGLGNAIPGATPRAEIAVQAVDALSGRAGDTITVATHVTNRSTRPFRKLASYGRRLVRLGAQLCAADGTLLNRDYARAWLPDDIPAGGAADVPIEVPLPADAGRYALKFDLVSEGIDWFEKAGSPTTTRDLVVL from the coding sequence ATGTCGCTCAACTACCTCGCCGAGCGGTTCACCTGCGCCTGGCCCTGGTCCACGGCGATCCTCCTCTGCGACGGCCGGATCTCCTGCGGCTGTTCGGACCCCTACGGCAAGCGGATCATGGGCGATGCCCGGACGACCACGCTCGCCGACGTGTGGCGCGGGCCCCTCGCGACCGAGCTCCGCGAGGACATCAACACCGGCGGCTCGCCTTTCTGCGGCGACTGTCCCCTCAAGGAGCCCCTGGCTCCCGGGCAGGCGCCGCCCGTGCGCGACCTGAACGTCGGGCCCCTGCCGAACCGCCTCTACGTGGAGTGCACGGCCGCCTGCAACATCTCGTGCTTCCAGGCCTGCTGCGCGCCCGAGACGGGCATCACGCGCACCCGCCAGGCGGGCATGCTGGACTTCGACCTCTTCACGCGCGTCATCGACGAGGCGGGCCCGTCGCTCGTGCGGGTGGACTTCTTCAACTACGGCGAGGCCTTCCTCCACAAGCGCGCGGTGGAGATGTGCGAGTACATCAAGACGAAGTTCCCGCACATCTACCTCTACACGAGCACCAACGGCGGCGCCCTGAACGAGGAGCGGTCGCGGCGGCTCGTGCACTCGGGCATCGACGAGGTCACCTTCTCCATCGACGGCGCCTCGCAGGCCGTGTACGAGAAGTACCGCCAGCGGGGCAAGTTCGACGTGGCCACGGCCAACCTCCGCGCCATGGCCGACGAGAAGGCGAAGCACGGCCGCGACGTGCCGCAGATCAACTGGCGCTACATCCTGTTCACCTGGAACGACTCGGACGAGGAGATGGAGCGCGCGCGGCGGCTCGCGCAGGAGTTCGGGGCCGATCGCCTCACCTGGGAGATCACCGATCACCCGGAGGACTCGTTCTCCCGCCGCTTCGCGCCCGGGACGGCCGACTTCGATCGCATCAAGTACGAGGTGTGGGACCACTCGGGCCTGGGCAACGCCATTCCCGGGGCCACGCCCCGGGCCGAGATCGCGGTGCAGGCGGTGGACGCCCTGTCGGGCCGCGCGGGCGACACCATCACGGTCGCCACGCACGTCACGAACCGTTCCACGCGGCCGTTCCGCAAGCTCGCCAGCTACGGCCGGCGACTGGTCCGGCTCGGCGCGCAGCTCTGCGCCGCCGATGGCACGCTCCTCAACCGCGACTACGCGCGCGCGTGGCTGCCGGACGACATCCCCGCGGGCGGCGCCGCCGACGTCCCGATCGAGGTGCCCCTGCCTGCGGACGCCGGACGGTACGCGCTGAAGTTCGATCTCGTGAGCGAGGGCATCGACTGGTTCGAGAAGGCCGGGTCGCCGACCACGACGCGCGA